The following DNA comes from Thermodesulfobacteriota bacterium.
TATTTGAATATATCGAAATGTTCTACAACAGGCAGCGGCGCCATTCTGCCATTGGCTATGTCAGCCCGCATGAATATGAACAACGATACAACCAATTAACCGTGTCCACTTTTTGTGGGTAAGACCAACCTTTAAAGAATGTAGGATATGGTGCCAATAAACATCTCGATGATACTATTTTTTATGGGTGGCATAATTTATTATGTGCTTATTTACACAACTTATAAATACTTGAAAAAACAAGGCTACAAACCGCCAGGTTTATTAGACCCGCCCAGATTTGCATTTTTTAAATTTTGTTCTGAGCAATACAAGTCAACGGGGGATAAAAAATTAAAAAAATTATACTTCTCAATCAATATTTGCTTTGCATTTTGTGTTGTCATTTTGTTGTTAGGCGTACTCTAACTGGTATAACATGTCATTGGTGTGGGACCGCCGGGGCCGGCGGTCTTCGTTATTATTCAGTGGAGCGCCCGGCGGCCCCACAATTCCGGCGTTAACCCTCGGTATAGCGAATGCACATGCATAGAACGAAATTTAGTATTTTGTTTCTTTTGATCATATTTACAGGTTGTGCTGCTTCGACAACGCCGACTAAAGAACTTGCACAACCGGCCGATACAATGAAACAAACAAAATTGAGTGCGGAGAAACAGACACTCGGTCCAGACAATTGGCCGACCACAGTTGATGCAACTGTGAAAGATATCATTTCGTCCCTGTCCGACAAAGACAAGGAAACCGTGCGCAACACTAAAAAAGATGATCTTATTCTGTTTCATCATGGATGGGGAACGGGAATCAGAAACCACTATGGTCTTTGGCGGGGAAATGATCAGTTGCGAGAAGATGCCTGTGGAAATAGATGCCACCCGGATGATGCTTCAATGGTAATCATTGAAAAAGTCTGGGAGGCGTTGCAAAATGAGGGCTAACAAAGAAGCTCAAAGGGACAACCAGGGTCGGCTTTTTTGTACAACCGGTGGGATTGAACAATAAACATCTTTAAGGAAGTCGGTGGAAACCCTGGTCGCCCCTGGCAGCCGACGTTATACCAGCATCTTAAAAAAGCTTGACAAAGCGTACGCAATAACGTACATATGGATAGGCTCGAAAATTTTATTATAAGAGGTAAATCATGCCGACATTAACTGCCACAGAAGCAAGGTCAAAACTCTATGGCCTGATCGATGAAACCACTGCGTCCCATGAGCCAATAATTATTAAAGGCAAACGCGGTAATGCAGTGCTTATCTCTGAGGATGACTGGCGCTCTATACAAGAAACAATTTATCTCCTGAATATTTCAGGTATGCGGGAATCAATACGAGACGGTTTAGCCACCCCCGTCGAGGAGTGTACAGAGGAACTTGATTGGTAATGTGGCTGATCGTTTACACAAAGCAAGCGCAAAAAGATGCAAAAAAAATTTCCTCTGCTGGTTTAAGACCAAAAGCAGAGATGTTGATTGAGGTTTTGCGTGA
Coding sequences within:
- a CDS encoding IS3 family transposase, whose amino-acid sequence is FEYIEMFYNRQRRHSAIGYVSPHEYEQRYNQLTVSTFCG
- a CDS encoding DUF6794 domain-containing protein, with translation MHRTKFSILFLLIIFTGCAASTTPTKELAQPADTMKQTKLSAEKQTLGPDNWPTTVDATVKDIISSLSDKDKETVRNTKKDDLILFHHGWGTGIRNHYGLWRGNDQLREDACGNRCHPDDASMVIIEKVWEALQNEG
- a CDS encoding type II toxin-antitoxin system Phd/YefM family antitoxin, encoding MPTLTATEARSKLYGLIDETTASHEPIIIKGKRGNAVLISEDDWRSIQETIYLLNISGMRESIRDGLATPVEECTEELDW